A part of Haladaptatus caseinilyticus genomic DNA contains:
- a CDS encoding ABC transporter permease, translating to MSDFRRFLVKRFAIAAALTLIAVSIIFVVLRMLPGSPFEALITAGNLSEEQVNEIMGIYGLNKPLWQQYLSYLKSILTFQFGYSILRSRPVWEVLEPKLVNTLVLLVPALVTTAILSSLLGMYVGWNRGGKLEKASIIVTTFLRSTPVFITAIIFVILFSYTFGLVPAFGMREVTASPTGYLDTYLSTDFLHHYILPFSVAVLYYSGDFLLLARNGVVEKKGSEFLKLHRAKGLSEFEQLARAGRNSMLPILTYFALRLGMIFQGLILLEVVFAWPGIGRALVLAIQQQDYPLVQAAVFIMALAVIIANLLADVLYAYFDPTVSTSGGGAA from the coding sequence ATGAGCGATTTCCGGAGGTTCCTCGTGAAACGATTCGCGATCGCCGCAGCGCTAACGCTAATTGCGGTTTCGATCATTTTCGTCGTCCTGCGCATGCTACCCGGTAGTCCCTTTGAGGCACTCATCACTGCCGGGAATCTCAGCGAGGAGCAGGTCAACGAGATCATGGGAATATATGGATTGAACAAACCGCTGTGGCAACAGTATCTCAGCTACCTCAAGAGTATTCTGACGTTCCAGTTCGGCTACTCCATCCTTCGGAGTCGTCCTGTCTGGGAGGTACTCGAGCCAAAGCTCGTCAACACGCTCGTCCTGCTCGTTCCGGCGCTCGTTACGACGGCAATCTTGAGCTCCCTGCTTGGGATGTACGTCGGGTGGAATCGCGGCGGAAAACTGGAGAAGGCCAGTATTATCGTGACGACATTCCTCCGATCGACGCCGGTGTTCATCACGGCCATTATCTTCGTGATACTCTTCTCGTACACCTTCGGGCTCGTCCCGGCGTTCGGGATGCGGGAAGTGACTGCATCACCGACGGGATATCTCGATACGTATCTATCAACTGACTTCCTACACCACTATATCCTCCCGTTCTCGGTCGCCGTACTGTACTACAGCGGTGATTTCTTGCTACTCGCCCGTAACGGAGTGGTCGAAAAGAAGGGTTCCGAGTTCCTCAAACTCCACCGGGCGAAAGGACTCTCCGAGTTCGAACAGCTAGCCCGGGCCGGTCGGAACTCGATGCTCCCCATTTTGACGTACTTCGCGCTTCGACTTGGGATGATCTTCCAGGGACTCATCCTCCTGGAAGTCGTCTTCGCCTGGCCTGGCATCGGTCGTGCACTCGTCCTCGCGATTCAACAGCAGGACTACCCGCTCGTACAAGCAGCCGTGTTCATCATGGCACTTGCGGTGATCATCGCAAATCTGCTCGCAGACGTTCTGTATGCGTACTTTGATCCGACTGTCTCCACGAGTGGCGGTGGTGCCGCATGA
- a CDS encoding MATE family efflux transporter gives MELKSYNPVRGVLLQVGHLLVALNLIDEHRVYQTTRLAWPRIITGVARMSKSAADIAMVGLAVGPAAIAGIGFASPFWGLAFSFGGGIADGAIGLISQRFSTNRYDELGRIVKTSTFLAVAVTIPLTLVLWLFPHFLISLVGSDSLAIEYGTTYLQVVALGIPFAAANLIGSRTLVGADNARIPMLLRAGGAVVNIGINAVLIFGLGFGVLGAAIGTVVSTAIVTILFAWGFVVGPLPLIGAFPVTITLDGTFIDQSLMHQITEIGTPLVLTNLARTGGQLPLIAIVGLFGPNVVAAFVIALRIRALMDTPGWGLSLASSSLVGQALGTGAERKAEGYARDVFRFTVSVYVLIAIVVAFFSHPISQVFVSDPDVLPIVKNLIYATCVSVVFYGVIGSATGPLRAGGDTRWPFYGQTLGLYFFALPVAYLGATTSVGLVALSLTLVVETGIPALVTYYRFNGGHWKRISRSYRPTTASD, from the coding sequence GTGGAGCTCAAATCATATAATCCCGTGAGAGGTGTGCTCCTTCAGGTTGGCCATCTATTGGTTGCGCTGAACCTGATCGATGAGCATCGGGTCTACCAAACCACTCGACTTGCATGGCCACGAATCATCACCGGTGTTGCCCGGATGTCGAAATCGGCAGCGGATATTGCGATGGTCGGGTTGGCGGTTGGCCCGGCGGCAATCGCAGGTATCGGGTTTGCATCGCCGTTTTGGGGCCTCGCGTTTTCGTTTGGTGGTGGAATTGCGGACGGCGCAATCGGGCTTATCTCACAGCGGTTCAGTACGAACCGATACGACGAACTCGGCCGCATCGTCAAAACGAGCACGTTTTTAGCGGTCGCTGTAACGATACCGTTGACGCTCGTTCTTTGGTTGTTCCCCCACTTCCTGATTTCACTCGTTGGTTCCGACAGCCTCGCGATCGAATATGGAACGACCTATCTCCAAGTCGTTGCGCTTGGGATACCTTTCGCAGCAGCGAACTTGATCGGAAGTCGAACACTGGTCGGTGCCGATAACGCACGGATTCCCATGCTTCTCCGTGCTGGTGGCGCGGTGGTGAACATCGGCATCAATGCCGTTCTTATCTTCGGTCTTGGCTTCGGAGTCCTTGGTGCGGCCATCGGAACGGTCGTCAGCACGGCTATCGTGACGATTCTTTTCGCATGGGGGTTCGTAGTCGGACCGCTCCCTCTGATCGGTGCGTTCCCTGTGACGATCACTCTCGATGGCACGTTTATCGATCAATCACTCATGCACCAAATCACAGAGATTGGAACTCCGCTTGTGCTTACGAACCTCGCTCGAACTGGCGGCCAGCTCCCCTTAATCGCTATTGTCGGTCTCTTCGGACCGAACGTTGTCGCTGCATTCGTTATCGCGCTTCGAATTCGAGCGCTAATGGACACACCCGGCTGGGGATTGAGTCTCGCTTCGAGCAGCCTTGTCGGTCAGGCACTTGGAACCGGTGCTGAACGGAAAGCCGAGGGCTATGCGAGGGACGTATTCCGATTTACAGTGTCTGTCTACGTCCTTATTGCAATCGTTGTTGCCTTCTTCTCACACCCCATCAGTCAGGTGTTCGTCAGCGATCCTGACGTCCTTCCGATTGTGAAGAATTTAATCTACGCGACGTGTGTGAGCGTCGTTTTCTATGGCGTGATCGGTAGTGCAACGGGGCCACTCCGTGCGGGTGGCGACACACGATGGCCGTTTTATGGACAGACGTTGGGATTGTATTTCTTCGCGCTACCCGTCGCCTATCTCGGTGCAACGACCTCCGTCGGTCTCGTTGCACTGTCCCTCACGTTGGTCGTCGAAACCGGCATTCCTGCGCTTGTAACGTACTATCGATTCAACGGAGGTCATTGGAAGCGAATCAGTCGGTCGTATCGGCCGACGACGGCGAGCGACTAG
- a CDS encoding S8 family peptidase, giving the protein MNLQAKRRTLLKGIAATTVGLAATTSGNAAEEETYLVTTGSDKVAQKLERKGYIVQNEIPAANLLIVRGPSSETQSIQDISGVREAAPDLAYEIGSSPVDSMAPSVDAQYTDLQWDKQLTDAFAAHDFATGAGTRVAVVDTGVDHTHPDLSANVNTDLGRSVIDGEFGPDASPVHPHGTHVAGIAAATGAQGVVGMAPDAELVPLRVFPKEGPVIERISDCLLAIDYAAQIGADVVNMSLGWEPRPPRENQTAQGVRRVICDRVIKSVRRRGTTVVVSGGNEETDLQHGGYRDMWTSLESTLGVSATAPNDELAFYSNYGLGDIDVGAPGGGYETIEKTLSNDTEWPNPTNRILSTVPNDSYAYYIGTSMASPQVAGLVSLVRELSPTLKPNRIEGVIKRNAEGSNGRSDPELGAGRINALQTVESLLK; this is encoded by the coding sequence ATGAATTTACAAGCAAAGCGCCGCACGCTTCTCAAAGGAATCGCAGCGACGACGGTCGGCCTCGCAGCAACGACATCAGGAAACGCAGCCGAGGAAGAAACGTATCTCGTAACAACGGGAAGTGACAAGGTCGCTCAGAAACTCGAGCGAAAGGGCTATATCGTTCAGAACGAGATTCCCGCCGCGAACCTTCTCATCGTCCGCGGGCCATCGAGCGAGACACAAAGTATTCAAGATATCTCGGGCGTCCGCGAAGCCGCACCGGATCTCGCATACGAAATCGGGTCATCACCGGTCGATTCGATGGCTCCATCGGTCGATGCGCAATACACCGATCTACAGTGGGACAAGCAGCTCACGGATGCCTTCGCCGCACACGACTTCGCAACCGGAGCAGGAACCCGTGTTGCGGTCGTCGATACGGGAGTCGATCACACACATCCCGACCTTTCTGCCAACGTAAACACTGATTTGGGACGGTCGGTGATCGACGGCGAGTTCGGTCCCGACGCCAGCCCAGTCCACCCACATGGAACACACGTTGCAGGGATAGCCGCGGCAACTGGGGCACAGGGTGTAGTTGGAATGGCTCCAGATGCCGAACTCGTTCCACTTCGTGTCTTCCCAAAGGAAGGTCCGGTCATTGAACGTATTAGCGACTGCTTGCTGGCAATCGATTATGCTGCACAGATTGGGGCCGACGTAGTCAACATGAGTCTCGGTTGGGAACCACGTCCGCCACGGGAAAATCAAACGGCACAGGGTGTCCGACGCGTTATCTGTGACAGAGTCATCAAAAGCGTCCGTCGTCGTGGAACGACAGTCGTCGTCTCTGGCGGTAACGAAGAGACCGATCTTCAACATGGCGGTTACCGCGATATGTGGACGAGTCTCGAGAGTACACTCGGTGTGAGCGCGACAGCTCCGAATGATGAGCTCGCGTTTTATTCGAACTACGGCCTCGGCGATATTGACGTCGGAGCACCTGGTGGTGGGTATGAAACCATCGAGAAGACGCTATCGAACGATACAGAATGGCCAAATCCGACGAACCGTATCCTGTCGACGGTGCCGAACGATTCGTATGCCTACTACATCGGCACTTCGATGGCGTCGCCACAGGTTGCGGGATTAGTGAGTCTCGTTCGAGAACTGTCCCCCACCCTAAAACCGAACCGGATCGAGGGAGTCATCAAACGAAACGCCGAAGGAAGTAACGGCCGAAGTGATCCTGAACTCGGTGCTGGCCGAATCAACGCGTTGCAGACAGTCGAATCCCTTCTGAAGTAG
- a CDS encoding ribbon-helix-helix protein, CopG family produces MNQDFLDMESVTLELTSEELERVDDIAFANHRENRDAALRELLDQWLKGRDE; encoded by the coding sequence ATGAATCAGGATTTTCTCGACATGGAGTCGGTGACGCTCGAACTCACATCCGAGGAACTCGAACGGGTCGATGACATTGCGTTCGCCAATCATCGGGAAAATCGCGATGCAGCGTTACGAGAACTCCTCGATCAGTGGTTGAAAGGCCGCGATGAGTGA
- a CDS encoding CaiB/BaiF CoA transferase family protein: MTPKKPLDGLTVIDAASLYAGPLSGMILGDFGAEVIKIEHPESGDALREFGDSTDELSWKWVNRNKKSVPLDLHTDDGQDIFTDLISDADVLIENFRPGTLERWNIGWETLSDINEDLVMVRVTGFGQTGPYRNRPGFGTLVEAMSGYAYSTGQETGPPTLPPTAMADSVCAFHSAYAVLMAIYWRDVHGGTGQYIDSAILETMFGVLGDQVIEHEWKGVDHKRSGNRSSRTAPRNTYRTKDGRWVAISGSSPSIAERILRIVGGEELATDERFQTMEGRLEHVEELDSIIGAWMSEHTRAEVIDIFEEYEAAIGPVNNMADIFDDEHFDDRDAIIYVEDDNRDEEIAMRGVFPKLSATPGSVDHPGPELGSHALEVITNLTDRTPKEVHRLASRGVTNIGGEQDG; this comes from the coding sequence ATGACACCAAAGAAACCATTGGACGGCTTGACGGTCATCGACGCGGCGAGTCTCTACGCCGGGCCACTGTCAGGAATGATACTCGGTGATTTCGGTGCCGAGGTTATCAAAATCGAACATCCCGAGTCAGGGGACGCACTCCGTGAATTCGGTGATTCCACCGACGAACTCTCGTGGAAATGGGTGAACCGCAATAAGAAGAGTGTCCCACTCGACCTCCATACCGACGACGGACAGGACATCTTTACCGACCTTATCTCCGATGCAGACGTCCTCATCGAAAACTTCCGCCCCGGAACGCTCGAACGTTGGAACATCGGATGGGAGACACTTTCGGACATCAACGAGGACCTCGTGATGGTTCGCGTTACCGGGTTCGGGCAGACAGGTCCATATCGGAATCGTCCCGGATTCGGCACGTTGGTGGAAGCGATGAGCGGCTATGCCTATTCGACCGGTCAGGAAACTGGCCCACCGACACTCCCGCCGACCGCGATGGCGGACTCGGTGTGTGCATTTCATTCAGCGTACGCGGTTTTGATGGCCATCTACTGGCGTGACGTTCACGGCGGCACCGGTCAGTACATCGACTCGGCAATCCTCGAGACGATGTTCGGTGTTCTTGGCGATCAAGTCATTGAGCACGAATGGAAGGGCGTCGACCACAAACGGTCAGGGAACCGAAGCAGTCGTACTGCCCCTCGAAACACGTACCGGACGAAGGACGGACGATGGGTGGCCATTTCGGGAAGTTCGCCAAGCATCGCTGAACGGATCTTACGCATCGTGGGGGGCGAGGAGTTAGCCACCGACGAACGGTTCCAAACGATGGAGGGTCGCCTCGAACACGTCGAAGAACTCGATTCGATTATCGGCGCCTGGATGAGCGAGCATACACGTGCGGAAGTCATCGACATCTTCGAAGAATACGAAGCCGCGATCGGCCCGGTCAACAATATGGCAGACATTTTTGATGATGAGCATTTCGACGACCGGGATGCCATCATCTATGTCGAAGACGACAACCGGGATGAAGAAATCGCGATGCGGGGCGTCTTCCCGAAACTGTCGGCGACACCGGGTTCGGTCGACCACCCCGGTCCAGAGCTGGGATCACATGCACTCGAAGTAATCACAAACCTCACCGATAGAACGCCCAAAGAGGTTCACCGACTCGCCTCTCGAGGGGTTACGAATATCGGAGGTGAACAGGATGGCTGA
- a CDS encoding dipeptide ABC transporter ATP-binding protein produces MTLLDVQDLKVTYSTQDDTVHAVNGISFNIDEGVNYGLAGESGSGKSTAAEAILGLLPDNGQVDAGEIRFKGRDLTTLSPRERRDVLWEEIAYIPQSAMDALDPVMTTGAQIQQAILKHRNVSKSKARDRVRELFDLVGLDSNRIDDYPHEFSGGMRQRVTIAMALALEPDLIIADEPTTGLDVIVQDKIIDKILEIQDRIDSSLLLITHEIGVIAETCDDLSILYGGKVMEQGSVDNVLINPTNPYTMGLKNSFPEIDETDDPVSIPGSPPNLNREPSACVFRDRCPFATDECFESHPESVDLPNRNHRSACHRVQEAAKMRRDATMPETWGINDEDATDAEVGKTILETHGLERWYSQSQSFVSKFRGEDPNYVRAVDGVSLSVRRSEVLGIAGESGCGKSTLGETIALLEEPTGGEIVFDGESHDYYQDGNMKEFRRKVQIIFQDPFDSLNPRQTVRQLVGEPLTIHDYRTDEREVAIIETLEKVGLTPPKKFLDQYPHELSGGQRQRVAIARALVLDPDFLICDEPASMLDVSLKVNLLNLLRGLADTENLGIIYISHDLASLLQVSNRLAIMYLGRVIETGDVDRIASQPRHPYTYSLLSATPEKDPSIDRDRIHLEGEPPDPVNLPSGCTFAPRCPKAKEECRQGEPKLPEAAGNGHKAACYFPKGEDETITPEHQAPEQGESSSD; encoded by the coding sequence ATGACACTACTCGACGTTCAAGACCTCAAAGTCACGTACAGCACGCAAGACGATACTGTTCACGCAGTCAACGGTATCTCGTTCAATATCGACGAAGGCGTCAACTATGGTCTCGCTGGTGAGTCCGGGTCTGGCAAATCAACCGCAGCGGAAGCTATCCTCGGTCTCCTCCCCGACAACGGTCAGGTAGACGCTGGGGAAATTCGATTCAAAGGACGCGACTTGACGACCCTCTCACCACGTGAACGCAGGGATGTCCTTTGGGAAGAGATCGCATATATTCCCCAGAGTGCGATGGACGCCCTCGATCCAGTGATGACGACCGGCGCCCAAATCCAGCAGGCGATACTGAAACATCGGAACGTCTCAAAATCGAAGGCCCGTGACCGCGTTCGAGAACTCTTCGACCTCGTCGGTCTCGACTCGAACCGCATCGACGACTATCCACACGAGTTCTCCGGCGGGATGCGTCAACGTGTGACGATAGCGATGGCACTCGCTCTCGAACCGGACCTCATCATCGCCGACGAACCGACGACCGGTCTGGACGTCATCGTCCAGGACAAGATCATCGACAAAATCCTCGAGATACAAGATAGAATCGATAGCTCGTTGTTACTCATCACACACGAGATCGGGGTAATCGCGGAAACGTGCGATGACCTGTCGATCCTGTACGGTGGCAAGGTGATGGAGCAGGGTAGCGTCGATAACGTCCTCATCAATCCGACGAATCCCTATACGATGGGGCTTAAAAACTCGTTCCCGGAGATCGACGAAACCGACGATCCAGTTTCCATCCCAGGGTCACCACCGAATCTTAACCGAGAACCGTCGGCGTGCGTGTTCAGGGATCGCTGTCCATTCGCGACGGACGAATGTTTCGAATCACATCCGGAATCCGTCGATTTGCCCAATCGGAACCATCGCTCGGCATGTCATCGTGTCCAAGAAGCAGCCAAAATGCGGCGAGATGCGACGATGCCGGAAACGTGGGGAATCAACGACGAGGACGCCACCGACGCCGAGGTCGGGAAAACGATTCTTGAGACGCATGGTCTCGAGCGGTGGTACTCACAGAGTCAGTCGTTCGTGAGTAAATTCCGAGGTGAAGACCCGAACTACGTGCGCGCTGTCGACGGTGTTTCCTTGTCGGTTCGGCGCTCGGAAGTTCTCGGTATCGCCGGTGAAAGTGGATGTGGAAAATCGACGCTGGGCGAAACCATCGCGTTACTCGAAGAACCGACCGGTGGTGAGATCGTTTTCGATGGTGAGTCACACGACTATTACCAGGACGGAAATATGAAGGAATTTCGGCGAAAGGTACAGATCATCTTCCAAGATCCGTTTGACTCGCTCAATCCGCGACAGACCGTCCGACAACTCGTCGGAGAGCCGTTGACGATTCACGACTACCGGACTGATGAGCGTGAGGTCGCTATCATCGAAACGCTCGAAAAGGTCGGTTTGACTCCCCCGAAGAAGTTCCTTGATCAGTATCCACACGAGTTATCGGGAGGGCAACGACAGCGTGTCGCCATCGCCCGGGCACTCGTCCTTGATCCGGATTTCCTCATCTGCGACGAACCCGCGTCGATGCTCGATGTGTCTCTGAAGGTGAACCTTCTCAATCTTCTGCGTGGACTCGCCGATACGGAAAATCTCGGCATCATCTACATCTCACACGACCTCGCGAGTCTCTTGCAGGTTTCGAACCGATTGGCGATCATGTACCTTGGCCGCGTCATCGAAACGGGTGATGTCGATCGCATCGCTAGCCAACCACGGCATCCCTACACCTACTCGCTCCTGTCGGCGACGCCGGAGAAGGATCCCTCGATCGACCGCGATAGAATCCATCTCGAAGGCGAACCACCGGACCCGGTGAACCTTCCGTCGGGCTGTACTTTTGCGCCACGTTGCCCGAAAGCGAAAGAGGAGTGCCGACAGGGCGAACCAAAGCTTCCTGAAGCGGCCGGAAATGGGCACAAGGCGGCCTGTTACTTCCCGAAGGGAGAGGACGAAACCATCACTCCCGAGCACCAGGCACCTGAACAGGGAGAATCGAGTAGCGACTGA
- a CDS encoding HpcH/HpaI aldolase/citrate lyase family protein — protein sequence MAEHLRRSFLYTPADDLEMMEKAVGLDTADAVIFDLEDAIPDAAVADARENIASALHGRSVDRTEVCVRINGLQTPHWESDLRAATAAGVDTVILPMVERPAQLDQAIEVADAADGEIPEFIVTIETPKGLFAVDEIAIHGGSSSHVTGLSYGFGDYTRAIGATGKPARIHDFLSELIVSAAAVGGLDPIATVYQDFTDTAGLRDQATECREIGYIGQKAIHPAQIEVINEMYTPTPEEVEKAKRFVDTFDSADRDSLVVDGVFLDTAIVDQYRTVLSRHEEVAE from the coding sequence ATGGCTGAACATCTCCGACGCTCGTTTCTCTACACGCCCGCGGATGACCTCGAAATGATGGAGAAGGCAGTAGGACTCGATACTGCCGACGCTGTGATCTTCGACCTCGAAGACGCAATCCCGGACGCTGCCGTCGCTGACGCCCGCGAGAACATCGCATCAGCTCTTCATGGGCGCTCGGTCGATCGAACGGAAGTCTGCGTTCGAATCAACGGGCTGCAAACACCACACTGGGAGTCCGATCTCCGGGCGGCAACCGCTGCTGGCGTCGACACCGTTATTCTACCGATGGTCGAGCGACCCGCACAGCTCGATCAGGCAATCGAGGTCGCCGACGCTGCCGACGGTGAGATCCCGGAGTTCATCGTCACGATCGAGACGCCAAAGGGGCTATTCGCGGTTGACGAAATCGCCATCCATGGTGGTTCGTCATCCCACGTCACCGGCTTGTCGTACGGGTTCGGTGATTATACACGAGCGATCGGAGCAACCGGAAAACCGGCGCGAATACACGACTTTCTCAGTGAACTCATCGTTAGTGCGGCGGCGGTCGGCGGTCTCGACCCGATTGCGACCGTTTATCAGGATTTCACCGACACTGCGGGGCTTCGTGACCAAGCAACCGAATGTCGGGAGATCGGCTACATCGGACAGAAGGCGATTCATCCGGCTCAAATCGAGGTGATCAATGAGATGTACACACCAACCCCAGAGGAGGTCGAGAAAGCGAAACGCTTCGTCGATACCTTCGACAGTGCGGACCGCGACTCGCTCGTCGTCGACGGTGTCTTTCTCGACACGGCGATCGTTGACCAGTACAGAACCGTTCTCAGCAGACACGAGGAGGTGGCAGAATGA
- a CDS encoding ABC transporter permease codes for MSTDTTNGAVIFERIDTWRTILKDQFDFIRRDNLALVGVIIVATFVFLGLFGPMLAPHNPIEHDMKTEEGSIMRLSSPNAKAPLGTTAYGKDILSQFLAGARPTLIVGLFGGLGTGAIGFLVGLVSGYYGGGVDEVLMRLTDLTFSLPFMPMALLLLTFVTPNIWLITLIIAGFLWKMPARVVRSEVLSVRERTFVKSARASGASNLRTMFFHVAPNVLPIGFLYTAYGVAWSIAAQASLAFLGFGDPTMTSWGRMLRMVFDSGNIRIAWWWVFPPALGIAAITTSVFLIGRAYEEVINPEIEIES; via the coding sequence ATGAGCACTGACACGACGAATGGTGCCGTTATCTTCGAGCGAATCGACACGTGGCGAACGATCCTGAAAGACCAGTTCGACTTTATCCGACGGGACAATCTCGCGCTCGTCGGAGTTATCATCGTCGCCACGTTCGTCTTTCTGGGTCTTTTCGGGCCGATGCTTGCCCCCCACAACCCCATTGAACACGATATGAAGACGGAAGAGGGAAGCATTATGCGACTCTCATCGCCGAACGCGAAGGCACCGCTTGGGACGACGGCGTACGGAAAGGACATCCTTAGTCAGTTCCTCGCCGGCGCTCGCCCGACGTTGATCGTCGGCCTGTTCGGTGGACTGGGAACGGGAGCTATCGGATTTCTCGTCGGCCTCGTCAGTGGCTACTATGGTGGTGGGGTTGACGAAGTGCTGATGCGACTGACTGACCTGACGTTTTCGCTGCCGTTCATGCCGATGGCCCTGCTGCTGTTAACGTTCGTTACACCGAACATCTGGCTCATCACGCTCATAATCGCGGGCTTCCTCTGGAAAATGCCGGCTCGCGTTGTCCGGTCGGAGGTACTCTCGGTGCGAGAGCGAACCTTCGTGAAGTCCGCACGAGCTAGCGGTGCCAGCAACTTGCGGACGATGTTCTTCCACGTTGCGCCGAACGTCCTGCCGATCGGCTTTCTTTACACGGCGTACGGAGTCGCATGGTCGATCGCTGCCCAAGCGAGCCTCGCGTTCCTTGGATTCGGCGATCCCACAATGACGAGCTGGGGGCGAATGCTTCGGATGGTGTTTGACTCAGGTAACATCCGCATCGCGTGGTGGTGGGTGTTCCCGCCAGCGTTGGGCATTGCCGCTATTACGACCTCGGTGTTCCTCATCGGTCGCGCCTATGAGGAAGTCATCAATCCAGAAATCGAAATCGAATCATGA
- a CDS encoding low temperature requirement protein A — MSSIDSPEDKPTDAGDQEQSVTPLELFFDLVFVFAFTQVSSFLIHHLTWGGLAQGAALLGVLWWAWVCYSWLTGEVNAEEVMLARIVVLTAMAAMLIVALAVPDAFGENAILFGLAYFIVRLLHIVLYMVVGPSETYTAVRRVAPGFLGGPLLLVVAGFFDGTIQSALWLLAIVIDYGIVFVRGVEGFHVHVAHFVERHRLIMIIALGESLVAIGIGAEGTTLTPTVVGAALLGIILVIALWWLYFDYIVLAAENRLSREAGTEQTVLARDSYSYIHLLIVGSIIFIAVGIEQTIAHVGHPLEVIPAVSFCGGCGLYLFGHNAFRFRDHRTVSYLRLAVGIVAVALTPVVIRIPSLAALALLTALLVGLAVYETVWSDHRNRLRNRSDLRR, encoded by the coding sequence ATGAGTTCAATCGATTCACCGGAAGATAAACCGACAGACGCAGGAGACCAAGAACAGTCCGTGACTCCGCTCGAACTGTTCTTCGACCTCGTGTTCGTTTTCGCATTCACGCAAGTATCGAGCTTTCTCATCCATCACCTCACGTGGGGTGGACTCGCACAAGGTGCCGCACTGTTGGGTGTTCTGTGGTGGGCATGGGTATGTTATTCGTGGCTAACCGGGGAGGTTAACGCCGAGGAGGTGATGCTCGCTCGCATAGTTGTCCTAACTGCGATGGCAGCGATGCTCATCGTCGCACTGGCGGTGCCCGACGCATTCGGCGAAAATGCGATCCTGTTCGGGCTCGCGTACTTCATCGTCAGACTGCTGCATATCGTCCTCTATATGGTCGTTGGACCATCAGAAACCTATACTGCAGTCCGTCGAGTCGCACCGGGGTTTCTCGGCGGTCCCCTGCTTCTCGTCGTCGCTGGATTCTTCGACGGCACGATTCAAAGCGCTCTGTGGCTCCTCGCCATCGTCATCGATTATGGTATCGTGTTCGTCCGTGGTGTCGAGGGCTTTCATGTCCATGTCGCACATTTCGTCGAGCGCCATCGTCTCATTATGATCATCGCGCTCGGAGAGTCACTCGTTGCTATCGGTATCGGTGCGGAGGGAACAACCCTGACGCCGACAGTCGTCGGAGCCGCGCTGCTTGGGATCATCCTCGTCATCGCGTTGTGGTGGCTCTACTTCGATTACATCGTTCTCGCCGCCGAAAATCGCCTCAGTAGGGAAGCAGGAACTGAACAAACGGTATTAGCGCGTGATTCCTATAGCTACATCCATCTGCTCATCGTCGGGAGTATTATCTTCATCGCCGTCGGTATCGAGCAAACCATTGCCCACGTTGGTCACCCCCTTGAGGTGATACCAGCCGTGTCGTTTTGTGGTGGGTGTGGACTCTATCTGTTCGGCCACAATGCGTTCCGATTCCGCGACCACCGCACGGTCAGTTATCTCCGACTCGCCGTTGGCATCGTAGCGGTTGCATTGACTCCGGTGGTCATTCGGATTCCGTCCCTTGCGGCACTCGCACTTCTCACCGCCTTGCTTGTCGGGCTCGCGGTATATGAGACGGTTTGGTCAGACCACAGGAACCGACTACGAAACAGGTCAGATTTACGGCGGTGA
- a CDS encoding DUF7344 domain-containing protein — MKTETPNAQVGSTDSINLPPTTMFDLLANDHRRYTLHYLSQKVGAVSLGDLAEQIAIWKDAPTYEEYERILTGLHHQHLPKLVDAGIIHYDTDSESVEILATADHLLAHLKLVAANDIR; from the coding sequence ATGAAGACTGAAACGCCAAATGCACAGGTAGGTAGCACAGACTCGATTAATCTCCCCCCCACGACGATGTTTGACCTTCTTGCAAATGACCACCGTCGGTATACACTCCACTACCTCTCACAAAAAGTGGGGGCTGTTTCACTCGGTGATCTCGCGGAACAGATTGCCATTTGGAAAGATGCCCCGACTTACGAGGAATATGAACGTATCCTCACGGGGCTTCACCACCAGCACCTTCCAAAGTTGGTTGATGCTGGAATCATTCACTACGATACAGATTCCGAATCGGTAGAGATCTTGGCGACTGCTGACCACTTGCTTGCCCATCTTAAACTTGTTGCAGCGAACGATATTCGATAG